Proteins encoded by one window of Vidua chalybeata isolate OUT-0048 chromosome 15, bVidCha1 merged haplotype, whole genome shotgun sequence:
- the PCBD2 gene encoding pterin-4-alpha-carbinolamine dehydratase 2 isoform X7 gives MTRVALQAEKMNHHPEWFNVYSKVQITLISHDCGGLTKRDVKLAQFIDKAAASV, from the exons ATGACACGTGTTGCTCTACAAGCAGAGAAGATGAATCACCACCCGGAATGGTTTAATGTCTACAGCAAG GTTCAGATAACTCTGATTTCCCATGACTGCGGTGGGCTGACCAAGAGAGATGTGAAGCTGGCTCAGTTTATTGACAAAGCTGCTGCCTCAGTTTAA